In the Acomys russatus chromosome 13, mAcoRus1.1, whole genome shotgun sequence genome, one interval contains:
- the LOC127196856 gene encoding histone H1.8, with the protein MAPGSVISISSSSSRDTSPSGSCELPGANKPGLSSSRIRVGQRNPPMLRMVLEALQAREKRQGTSVVAIKVYIQQKYPTVDATRFKYLLKQALDTGMRRGLFTRPANSKARGATGSFKLVPKQKKKRTCTPTARRGATDAKGTGPKKPAELKKDHVGKAKMEKVVLKPGQKRKACPCSSAVLEMAPKKASRATLKPGKATGAPPIANMGQKVNGRGSKQEAEACGKTKDVCEKSKPSSSKVKNSVASLTKRKPVAMAHPEAVAEGAKTAHKTKAPTPSQDLGHKSQPVHRARKTKTPENPKKPGLSPKTSSKAPSKKAEASS; encoded by the exons ATGGCTCCAGGAAGTGTCATCagtatttcttcctcctcctctaggGACACATCACCTTCTGGGTCATGTGAGCTCCCTGGGGCTAACAAGCCAG GTCTGAGTTCCAGCAGAATCCGAGTAGGCCAACGAAACCCGCCAATGCTACGCATGGTGCTGGAGGCTCTGCAGGCCAGGGAGAAGCGCCAGGGCACATCGGTCGTAGCCATCAAGGTCTATATTCAACAGAAGTACCCAACGGTGGACGCCACCCGCTTCAAGTACCTGTTGAAACAGGCCCTGGACACCGGCATGCGTCGAGGCCTCTTCACCAGGCCTGCCAACTCCAAGGCCAGGGGTGCTACTGGCAGCTTCAAA CTAGttccaaagcagaagaaaaagagaacctGTACCCCAACAGCCCGCAGGGGTGCCACAGATGCTAAGGGGACTGGCCCCAAGAAACCCGCGGAGCTGAAGAAAGACCATGTCGGCAAGGCCAAGATGGAGAAAGTGGTTCTGAAAccaggacagaagaggaaggctTGTCCCTGCTCATCAGCCGTCTTGGAGATGGCGCCTAAGAAAGCCAGCAGGGCCACTCTAAAACCAGGCAAAGCCACAGGAGCCCCTCCCATTGCCAACATGGGTCAGAAGGTCAACGGCCGTGGGAGCAAGCAAG AAGCAGAGGCCTGTGGGAAAACCAAAGATGTGTGTGAGAAATCAAAGCCCTCATCCAGCAAG gtaAAGAATAGTGTTGCTTCCCTCACCAAAAGGAAGCCAGTAGCCATGGCCCACCCTGAGGCAGTTGCTGAGGGGGCTAAGACGGCACACAAGACCAAGGCGCCCACTCCTTCCCAGGACCTGGGACACAAATCACAACCTGTACATAGGGCCAGGAAGACAAAGACCCCCGAGAACCCTAAAAAGCCTGGGCTATCTCCCAAGACCTCATCCAAGGCTCCCAGCAAGAAGGCTGAGGCTAGTAGCTAG